One Echeneis naucrates chromosome 16, fEcheNa1.1, whole genome shotgun sequence genomic window, CtggcataaaataaaaagacagcataAAAGACAGTAACATGACTCTTCAAAACAATGCCAAAGCAGAGCGTTTATGACCAAAGAGGATAGAGACTGACAGATGGTGCCGATGCTTGTTTTGCAACCTCAAACAAAAATTGTCTCTCATGGAGCGGAAAATGAAAGCTTTACCAGGCGGTGTTTGTGGATGCGAGTGACACTAACCTCTCTTGTAAAATAAACTGTTCTCTGTCAAAATCGGGGAAGAAAACGTCACAGTCAAAGTTGGCCATGATGTGCGTTAGGTAAATCAAGTCACACCACGGATGACTCAACGCTTCCTGGTTGGGAAAACAAGAACAGCCAGATATTGTTGCCACACTGTATTGAAAGGATAGAAGTAATAGTGACTTTGTTCCTGTCTTTGCGTGTTACCTTGTAGACCACCGCACCACCAATAACCCAGATGGTCTCTATTAAGTCAGCAAGGGGGGGCTCTCCAGCTAACCGCACCACATCATCAAAGTCTTTACACAAGAAGTGCGCATGATCTGGAACTGTGCTGTAACACAATAGAACGCATCAAGAGGGAAACGGATTAATAGTTAACCAGAGAGATCCTTATTTcgattgttgttgtgtttgtgtgtgagagagagaatatgATTACTCACGTCAAAGTGTTACTTAAGACAGCATGCAGAGCATTGGGCAATGGGAATGTTGATTCTGGGTGGGCGTACCATGTCACTCTGCCCCAGAGCAACAAATTCATCTTCCCTGAAATTGAATGAATCAAATATTTAACACCAACTTAAACTCATGTACCACATCTCCCACTACATTTCTGTGATGATGGCAACATATATTAAAGTTTTGGGTATACATTTAATGCTATTAAGTAAGGTTATGTGATAAATATAAAGGATCTTCTATCCCGGGAattaatttttactttatttcgTATTTCCTAAGATGTAGTACACCTTATTGAAATTCAACTGAGAATaggtttatttaaaataatcagaATCGTCACTTTCTGCCTAATCCAGTGAATTTAAAAGCCTGAAAGATCAACGTGCttcaacacactgaaacaaTATCCAGTCTAATGAGTAGACATAATACTAATGTTGGCTATTACCTGGTTTCGACACTGCTGTGATAGTGTCCAGAAAGTACTGGAATTCAGACCTGtgaaaagtcacattttcaatATGAAATCATGCAGAAAAGTGTGCTATCAATACCACGATGGATATGATACGTGTGAGCTAAacttatataaaatataaaaacacttaaGGCGAGCCACATGCCTCACCTCTTAGTAACCGCTGTCACATCAACTGGACCAGTTTATGCTAAACTGAGTTCTCCCGCTTTTGTGATTAAACACTTACACTGCAAAATTAACTTATTACAGTTCTCACATCTTTTGTATGTTACATTTCAGTTAGACATACTTAACCTTTCCTTGTTACTGACACTACAATCTTAGTGGAGGAGCCCTGTTTAAAAATAGTTAGACTTTGCTTTGTGGTGTTTTACTCTGTCATTCATCTGCTTAAGTGCTTAAACTATAATCCATCCATATATATACCTGATAAGATTTTGGTTCCACAAAATAATATCTTTTGCTCTTCTGgcatttatttctgcacaaaatCATTCCTTGGAGATATGATGCACTGACAGAAGGTCGGTGGATGTTTTTAAAGGATAAACTTTTCCTCACAACCTTGTTGAAGGCCTTGCAGAAGGTGTGAGGAAAGCTGTGATAGATTAAGATCATGTTCTGCTGTCCTGCTGATTAAAGTCGACCTCATACTAACTACAGTAAGTTTTAACTTTTAGTAAGCCACAGGTGCTTTCGCTCTTACGGTATGTCCCAGGGCATTTTCCTGTCTTTCGCGATCCCCATGTTGTTGCAGGCCGCTACCATGAGGCTCATCGGTTTCTTCTGCACTTGGTCCAGACTCTTCTCCATCTTCAAACCGCGAAGTTCTCGCCCGATCAGGATGTAGATGTGCAGCAGGAACTGAGTGCGTTTGCCTGCATGAGTGCACTTTATGCGGTTTTGAGCTCCGCTATCACCGCCCACCGGCCGGCAGCTGTCATTGGTCTAGATCAAAGTCTGAGGTAGTGTTTCCTGACTATCACAACACCGTGATGAGGATCACATGGCCCCGGCGCCTGATCAACCGAAACTAAGAGTTTTATCCTTGAAATTAACGTAAAGGTTACAGATCCATGAAGGCACCATCTACTTCCCTGCTGCTTAGActactggacaaaaaaaaaacaaaaaacgggaaatacatataaaaataaatattatacaAGGTAAATGAGTAAGAACCAAAACAACTGTCAGAAGAAGACTGCAAAGCTCAAAGTGGTAATCACATTTAGGTGTTGGAGTTCATTGCTGAGATGCCCGGTTATTGAGGTCAGCCCCAGTTGACCTctggattaaataaaatgtttgcgTCATTGTGGATGGACACACTCTTTGGCCAGTTAGCTAAATTACGAACAATGATGTTGTGACTTCTgcatgaaattaattttaatatttcaccaTGAAATAATGTGAGATTTCCTCACCGCTCATCTGAGAGGAACATACGTGCCAAAGGGCCCGTCccagagacaaaacacacactcagaccaaGATGACCGTCTTTgcattgtgtctttgtatgCTGTGAAGACCCAACCAACATGTACAAAGTAACACAAGACATTTAAAGCCCACAAGCTCCACAAATTCTTGTGGTGCCtataatattttaaatagtAGGGTTGAATTCAAAAACACAGTCTTACTCTGGAATCTTTCGCGTTGAAATATAAAATCAGGTACCAATCACTGTCCTTTCCACacaattaacaaaacaaaaacaaagcaataacataaacaatttaattttgaaattttaCAGAGAAACTAgtttcatcaaaatgttttgagtgtttgtgtgatgacAATGATGGCAATACAATTTGTATTATAGTgcaaatagaaaagaaagaaagaaaaaacaccaacaaaaaacagTAATCATGTATTGCCTCTCCAATACTATTGGAATTTGGTCATACAAAAATAATAGATTTATGATTACAAAGGAGACAAAAGCACATGCATCAACAATAGAACTCTGGAGTTTTTGTAACAGTATTTACAAAAGGAGTTGGAAATTCCAGGACCAAATATACAAAAGTTAGAAATCAAAAAACCAATTGATATTTACAGACATACATGACAGCCTTTGTAAGGCTTGCTTTATTGCCAAATTTGGCAGACTTGCTTCTACTTTCCTTTACTGCTGCTCATCGGGCTCCCCGTTCTGTCAAACGATTTTTGCAGAATTATTTACTTTCATGAGTTCTTCACTGAATATTGATATGAAGCTTTAGGGGCTTCcttctagaaaaaaaaaagactgcttATGCATGCTAATTAATAAATGTCTGTTATCATCTTATATCAACATGTGAACAATGGCTGAGAGTCTCCGCCGCTGTACACAAGTCCCCCTGGCTCCATCAGAGGAGAGACTGACGTTTTCATAAAGAGTTGGAGATCATAAATATTGTGGTGGAAGACAACAGGCAAACTCAGGGCATCACAATTTGAAGAATTTTACCCGATTCCTGAGATTTGTTTTCTAGTATTTAAAGACCAGGACATGTGATTGAATGACTCACATAATTATCATGTACCATGGAGGATCATTTAGACTGACAACCAATAGTAACACAGGAGTCCAACAGCTTTCTTCTGGGTTGTCTATGGTTGGTAGTTACAGTCATTACTGTTAGCCAAAGGCGCTGCAGGAGAGGATGAGTCCTAGTAACCGAGACCGACCCTTTGTGTTCTCTCTTTCACACGCTATTTACTCGGCCTCCAGGACTTAGAGCTGCTCTCAGAAGGAGCCTCCTCACGGCGCCTCTTCTGTGTCACTTGACCTCTTTCTAAATTAACACATGGAGCACATATTAATAATAGAACATTATTTAAACTTCATTTGGTATCATGCCATATTTTGTATCGTgaactgagaggaaaaaaaaaagaacacagtcCAACACATTTcgtaaatatatttctgaaatTATAACTTCTCTTTGCAGAGTTTGCCGTGCCCTTGGCTTGGGGCatgttatctttttttaaataccctTGGGATGAAACAAGTTTTCAAAAAGGTAATAGAACTTGTTTCCTCAAAGGTAAAcagaacatgaaatgaaattaaatgcaaTAGTTGTCTATAGCCTTGGGGgaaatgaatacaaattttCTAGGATGATGCCAGCCATCTAGACTGTGTACCTGTTCGTGACGTTCCCTCCTGGACATACTGCTCTTCAGAGGACCCTCCTGGACCTTGACTGGTCCCTGTGTTGACTCCTGTAACATTGCTGCCACTTGGTCCATTGGTAGGATTGGCAGGTACTGTTGCCAGCAGGCCTACAAGGAGAAAAAGCATTTAACTTCACCCACAACTAATTAGTTCTTTGTGAATATCCCTGAACCAACATGAACACCATTGAACATGTTGAACTGTCCATGTTGTGCATTATTTAAACCTTGAGGCTGAATTTACTCATGTTGTACCAAAAGTAAATTCCATCGACCTGGTTGTGCAGTCTTTCATGATTGATGATAAACTTGTTTCTTCTTTGACATGATGGTAAAATGGTTATTTGGTGTTAGAGAATCTGTAGGTTATGTATTGTTGAATGATGTTTAGCAGACAATAAAAACACCAGCAAACTGTTTTAGCAGATCTACTAAGTGGTGATAAAAAAGATTCACAATGCTTTGCATTTATCAAAGCTAAATTGTAATAATGCCTGTATGGTGATTACTGCCTCATTGTAATGTGTCACGTTGAGAGTGAACTAGAGAACAAGTTCAGTATAGACAGTGtaaatgcagaaaacaaaaaatgttaatgttaggATTTTCAAAGTAACCTTCAGGCTGTGCCATGTATCAGacagtttttttgtattttgtggtattttaaatttgttttaaagaaatagGATCACAATTTCAGGTATTCAGTTATTCTACATACCAATCAATTGTACAATAATGGCGTTCATTAACTTGTGGAATATTCTAATACAATATTGTGGGCTACAAATTTGGCAAGCAAAGCCTGCAATCAGGAAGTTACATTTTAGCTACTGTCTGAAATGGATGCTGGGGTTGGGTCTCACAGCACAggcttaaaaatgaaattatagTATTGCAGGCCATTTTGTTAGGCAGATTTTCATAAATGCAGGTAGCATGTGAGTATCTGGGTCATGTCCCTACCCAGTCCTCTGTAGCAGGAAAGCTGCTGGTAAATTTGTTTCATCCGCTCTATGTTGATGCGGCTGGCCTCAGCATGGTTCACCATTGGCTTGGGGTAGTGGACTCCTATGATGCACTTGGCTGCCTTTTGTACTTCCTCTGGGGCATTCCATGGGTCATAGATGTATTTAGCTGGATAGGCCCTCAAAATGGGTAAATAACGCCTTTTAGCAGAAAATTAGAGAATGAGGACTCCAATTACTACAAGCAATTGCATCAAATTTCACATTTAGGACAACTTCTGTTTTATGATGGAGAAACACTACATAATAATTGAcataacatgcacacaaaattaTATGCAAGGTTAATCAATTGTTGATCACCATGCCAAACTATTTCCTCTATATGAAAGAAAGAATTA contains:
- the LOC115056898 gene encoding dihydrofolate reductase codes for the protein MEKSLDQVQKKPMSLMVAACNNMGIAKDRKMPWDIPSEFQYFLDTITAVSKPGKMNLLLWGRVTWYAHPESTFPLPNALHAVLSNTLTTVPDHAHFLCKDFDDVVRLAGEPPLADLIETIWVIGGAVVYKEALSHPWCDLIYLTHIMANFDCDVFFPDFDREQFILQESFPGVPSGVQEENGIKYKCQVFKKMIGDAV